The proteins below are encoded in one region of Neoasaia chiangmaiensis:
- the ispF gene encoding 2-C-methyl-D-erythritol 2,4-cyclodiphosphate synthase: protein MRIAAILLAAGSGRRFAETAIAGAPAKQFILLGGKPVIRHAAEALLPHVDVLQPVGTDPALLDALDGLDVLPPVSGGTERQHSVRAGLEALDALPEPPDLVLVHDGARPFVPAELTQAVIAALSRHPGAIPAVRVADTIKRGRDGLVESTVPRDSLWRAQTPQGFHFALLRDLHRQHDAHATDDAALLEAAGQAVALVPGSDDNIKLTLPEDLVRLERLLGTTPLPRTGLGYDVHAFEVGRPLILCGITIPHDRGLAGHSDADVGIHTLCDAIYGALAEGDIGRHFPPSENEWKDMDSARFLIHAGERIRARGGMLINADVTLICERPKIGPHATAMRNRLAELLKVDVDRISVKATTSERLGFTGREEGIAATAVATVLLP, encoded by the coding sequence ATGCGTATTGCCGCCATTCTACTCGCCGCCGGTTCCGGTCGACGCTTCGCCGAAACCGCCATCGCGGGTGCCCCCGCCAAACAATTCATCCTTCTTGGCGGGAAACCCGTTATCCGCCATGCCGCCGAAGCGCTGCTGCCGCATGTCGACGTGCTCCAGCCCGTCGGCACCGATCCGGCCCTGCTCGACGCGCTCGACGGTCTCGATGTCCTGCCGCCCGTCAGCGGTGGCACGGAACGCCAGCATAGCGTCCGCGCCGGTCTTGAGGCGCTGGATGCCCTGCCCGAACCACCCGATCTCGTTCTGGTGCATGACGGTGCGCGCCCGTTCGTCCCGGCCGAACTGACACAAGCGGTCATTGCCGCCCTGTCCCGGCATCCCGGCGCCATTCCCGCCGTCCGCGTCGCCGATACGATCAAGCGCGGACGCGACGGCCTTGTCGAAAGCACCGTCCCGCGCGACTCGCTCTGGCGTGCCCAGACGCCGCAGGGTTTCCATTTCGCCCTGCTGCGCGACCTGCACCGTCAGCATGATGCCCACGCCACGGACGACGCGGCATTGCTGGAAGCAGCCGGTCAGGCCGTCGCTCTCGTTCCGGGATCGGACGACAACATCAAACTCACGCTCCCGGAGGATCTCGTGCGACTGGAACGACTGCTCGGCACCACGCCCCTACCGCGTACCGGCCTTGGTTACGACGTGCATGCCTTCGAGGTCGGTCGTCCCCTGATCCTCTGCGGTATCACCATCCCCCACGACCGCGGGCTCGCCGGTCATTCGGACGCCGATGTCGGCATCCATACACTTTGTGACGCGATCTACGGCGCACTGGCGGAAGGCGATATCGGTCGCCATTTTCCCCCGAGCGAGAACGAGTGGAAAGACATGGATTCCGCACGTTTCCTCATCCACGCCGGCGAGCGTATCCGCGCGCGCGGCGGCATGCTGATTAATGCCGACGTCACCCTGATCTGCGAACGCCCGAAAATCGGACCGCATGCAACAGCCATGCGCAACCGTTTGGCGGAATTGCTGAAAGTCGACGTCGACCGGATTTCCGTCAAGGCCACGACGTCCGAACGTCTGGGCTTCACAGGCCGGGAAGAGGGAATTGCCGCCACAGCCGTCGCGACTGTCCTGCTTCCATAA
- a CDS encoding 2OG-Fe dioxygenase family protein — protein sequence MNDIPDQNTDGTEVDPVLAPAFEQIEANLLEKGFSFERAESMKPLLEHFGLEDWEGFAASWNRLGLDRYMADGGRYRRRRHATYSMQPGSITRKRHQPHYQSRDHNLLNGGIERWFRPMEDSIAAHPAMLAILRSFGTLAHDLTDDSERPETWHVEVHQFRIEARTDMSGQPTPEGMHRDGVDWVLVLMVSRQNIKSGVTTIHDNKRETVGSFTLENPFDAAIVDDHRVYHGVTAVEPIDSSREAHRDVLVVTLRHE from the coding sequence CAGATCGAAGCCAATCTTCTGGAGAAGGGCTTCTCGTTCGAGCGTGCCGAATCGATGAAGCCGTTGCTGGAGCATTTCGGCCTGGAAGACTGGGAAGGATTCGCCGCAAGCTGGAACCGGCTGGGCCTGGACCGCTACATGGCCGATGGCGGACGCTATCGCCGTCGCCGTCATGCCACCTACTCGATGCAGCCCGGCAGCATTACCCGCAAGCGCCACCAGCCGCATTATCAGAGCCGCGACCACAATCTCCTGAATGGCGGCATCGAGCGCTGGTTCCGCCCGATGGAAGACAGCATCGCCGCCCACCCGGCAATGCTGGCCATCCTGCGCAGTTTCGGCACGCTCGCACATGATCTGACCGACGACAGCGAACGCCCCGAGACATGGCACGTCGAAGTCCATCAGTTCCGGATCGAGGCGCGCACCGATATGTCCGGCCAGCCGACGCCCGAAGGCATGCATCGCGATGGCGTGGACTGGGTGCTGGTCCTGATGGTGTCGCGACAGAACATCAAGTCCGGCGTCACCACAATTCACGATAACAAGCGTGAAACGGTCGGCTCCTTCACGCTGGAAAACCCGTTCGACGCCGCCATCGTGGACGATCACCGCGTCTATCATGGCGTCACGGCCGTGGAGCCGATCGACAGCAGTCGCGAGGCGCATCGCGATGTACTGGTCGTCACCCTCCGTCACGAGTAA
- a CDS encoding sugar porter family MFS transporter has protein sequence MSDAILNTRLSVRRPMVGRMMLAAILAAVAGLMFGLDIGVISGALGFIADEFHASQVAQEWIVSSMMFGAAIGALCAGRSSSAIGRRKSLILSAALFVIGALGCVLAHSVTMLIVARAVLGLAIGIASFVAPLYISEVADEDHRGSLISVYQLMITMGILLAFVSDALFAYAHAWRWMLGIVAVPGTIFLVGAFFLPDSPRWLMLRGRESDAIRTLESLRHSREEAHKEISAIRAQLTQKQRGFSMFMENPNFRRSVMLGIGLQIVQQFTGINVVMYYAPRIFEVAGFGQDGQMWGTATVGLVNMLATFIAIGFVDRWGRRPMLIAGFIIMAAGMGALATLLAAGPSASTMTHYLSVTVLLCFIVGFAFSAGPLIWILCAEVQPLQGRDFGIACSTLTNWVTNMIVGATFLSLLSTLGASHTFWLYAALNAVFILVTIAFVPETRGVALESIERKLNAGYRLRDIGR, from the coding sequence ATGAGCGATGCAATCCTCAACACGCGGCTCAGTGTCCGTCGTCCCATGGTCGGGCGGATGATGCTCGCCGCCATTCTCGCAGCCGTCGCCGGTCTGATGTTCGGCCTCGACATCGGCGTCATATCCGGCGCGCTGGGCTTCATCGCCGATGAGTTCCATGCCTCTCAGGTGGCACAGGAATGGATCGTCTCGTCCATGATGTTCGGCGCGGCAATCGGCGCGCTCTGTGCCGGTCGCAGTTCGTCGGCGATCGGTCGCCGCAAATCGCTGATCCTGAGTGCCGCACTCTTCGTGATCGGCGCGCTGGGCTGCGTCCTTGCCCATTCGGTCACCATGCTGATCGTCGCACGCGCCGTTCTGGGCCTGGCCATCGGCATCGCCAGCTTCGTCGCCCCGCTCTATATCTCCGAAGTGGCGGACGAAGACCATCGTGGCAGCCTGATCTCGGTCTATCAGCTCATGATCACCATGGGCATCCTGCTCGCCTTCGTCTCGGACGCCCTGTTCGCCTATGCCCATGCCTGGCGCTGGATGCTCGGCATCGTCGCCGTCCCCGGCACGATCTTCCTGGTCGGCGCCTTCTTCCTGCCGGACAGCCCGCGCTGGCTGATGCTGCGCGGTCGCGAAAGCGACGCGATCAGAACGCTCGAATCCCTGCGCCACTCGCGCGAGGAAGCCCATAAGGAAATTTCGGCCATCCGCGCCCAGCTCACCCAGAAGCAGCGCGGCTTCTCGATGTTCATGGAAAATCCCAATTTCCGCCGCTCGGTCATGCTGGGCATCGGCCTGCAGATCGTGCAGCAATTCACCGGCATCAACGTGGTGATGTATTACGCACCGCGCATTTTCGAGGTCGCAGGCTTCGGTCAGGACGGTCAGATGTGGGGCACGGCCACGGTCGGTCTCGTCAACATGCTGGCAACCTTCATCGCCATCGGCTTCGTGGACCGCTGGGGTCGCCGCCCGATGCTGATCGCCGGCTTCATCATCATGGCCGCCGGCATGGGCGCCCTGGCGACATTGCTCGCCGCAGGTCCCAGCGCCAGCACGATGACGCATTACCTCTCCGTCACGGTGCTCCTGTGCTTCATCGTCGGTTTCGCATTCTCCGCCGGTCCGCTGATCTGGATCCTCTGCGCGGAAGTCCAGCCCCTGCAAGGCCGCGATTTCGGCATCGCATGCTCGACGCTGACCAACTGGGTCACCAACATGATCGTCGGCGCGACCTTCCTCTCCCTGCTCAGCACGCTCGGCGCGTCGCATACCTTCTGGCTCTACGCCGCGTTGAACGCCGTGTTCATCCTCGTCACCATCGCCTTCGTGCCGGAGACCCGGGGCGTCGCGCTGGAGAGCATCGAGCGCAAGCTGAACGCCGGTTACCGCCTGCGCGATATCGGCCGCTAA
- the apaG gene encoding Co2+/Mg2+ efflux protein ApaG: MAQKPLPPRLIADPEAALAEAMEAAPRFEARTNDITVCVRTFWLDDQSQPDEHRYAWAYYIHIANEGTETVQLVSRSWEIIDGRGQVEHVHGEGVVGERPVIGAGESFEYTSGAALDTPSGFMRGTYHMIVPGTKQRFDVKIPVFSLDSPHQSGLLH, translated from the coding sequence ATGGCACAGAAACCGCTCCCCCCGCGTTTGATCGCCGATCCCGAAGCCGCGCTTGCCGAAGCCATGGAAGCCGCCCCACGGTTCGAAGCACGCACGAACGACATCACGGTCTGCGTGCGCACTTTCTGGCTGGACGACCAGTCTCAGCCAGACGAGCATCGGTATGCCTGGGCCTATTACATCCACATCGCCAACGAAGGCACGGAGACCGTGCAACTCGTCAGCCGTTCCTGGGAAATCATCGACGGGCGCGGGCAGGTCGAACACGTCCACGGTGAAGGCGTCGTCGGCGAGCGACCGGTCATCGGCGCCGGCGAGAGCTTCGAATACACATCCGGCGCGGCATTGGACACACCCAGCGGCTTCATGCGCGGCACCTATCACATGATCGTGCCGGGCACGAAGCAGCGCTTCGACGTCAAGATTCCGGTTTTCAGCCTCGACAGCCCTCATCAATCCGGGCTTTTGCACTGA
- the metZ gene encoding O-succinylhomoserine sulfhydrylase, with translation MTADFGLNTRLLHADLERTAYGETSEAVFLTSGFVYDSAEQAAATFTGETQHYQYSRFGNPTTDALQARLATLEGAEACIVTATGMGAVSSALLSHVKTGDRVVASRALFGSCFWIVANLLPRYGVETIFVDGNDFDAWTEALSKPTAAVLIESPSNPMLDVLDIARIADLAHRAGALLMVDNVFASPVGQKPLSLGADVVVYSCTKHIDGQGRVLGGAVLGRKQWIEETLQPFTRNTGNALSPFNAWVLLKGLETLSLRVDAMARNAAAVADFLADAPGVLQVRYPGRSDHPQAALVGAQMHNGGSLVAVEIEGGREGAFRFLNGLKLIAISNNLGDARSLATHPATTTHMRIAPEDRARLGITDGIVRLSIGLEDSADLIADLKQGLVAARQA, from the coding sequence ATGACCGCCGACTTCGGACTCAACACCCGCCTTCTCCACGCCGACCTTGAACGCACGGCCTATGGCGAAACGAGCGAGGCCGTGTTCCTCACCTCCGGCTTCGTCTATGACAGCGCCGAGCAGGCCGCCGCCACCTTCACCGGCGAAACGCAGCATTATCAATATTCCCGCTTCGGCAATCCCACCACCGATGCACTGCAGGCACGTCTCGCCACACTCGAAGGCGCGGAAGCCTGCATCGTCACCGCGACAGGCATGGGCGCCGTCTCGTCCGCACTGCTTTCGCACGTCAAGACCGGCGACCGCGTCGTCGCCTCCCGCGCGCTGTTCGGTTCGTGTTTCTGGATCGTCGCCAATCTGCTGCCACGTTACGGCGTGGAGACGATCTTCGTGGACGGCAACGATTTCGACGCCTGGACCGAAGCCCTGTCGAAGCCGACCGCCGCCGTGCTGATCGAAAGCCCGTCGAACCCGATGCTCGACGTGCTGGACATCGCCCGCATCGCCGATCTCGCCCATCGGGCCGGGGCGCTGCTGATGGTCGATAACGTGTTCGCCTCTCCCGTCGGGCAAAAGCCACTCTCACTGGGCGCGGATGTGGTGGTGTATTCCTGCACCAAGCATATCGACGGCCAGGGCCGCGTGCTGGGCGGCGCCGTACTGGGCCGCAAACAATGGATCGAGGAAACCCTCCAGCCTTTCACGCGCAACACCGGCAATGCCCTGTCGCCCTTCAATGCCTGGGTGCTGCTCAAGGGACTGGAGACCCTTTCGCTGCGCGTGGATGCCATGGCGCGCAACGCCGCCGCCGTCGCCGACTTCCTGGCCGATGCCCCCGGCGTTCTCCAGGTCCGTTATCCCGGTCGTTCCGACCATCCGCAGGCGGCCCTCGTCGGCGCGCAGATGCATAACGGCGGATCGCTCGTCGCCGTGGAGATCGAGGGCGGTCGTGAGGGTGCCTTCCGTTTCCTCAACGGCCTCAAGCTGATCGCCATCTCCAATAATCTCGGCGATGCACGCTCGCTTGCCACGCATCCGGCCACCACGACCCATATGCGCATTGCGCCGGAAGATCGCGCGCGCCTCGGCATCACGGACGGCATCGTGCGACTTTCGATCGGCCTGGAGGACAGCGCGGATCTGATCGCCGACCTGAAGCAGGGTCTCGTCGCGGCACGCCAGGCCTGA